The window AAGTCCCACAGCATCTGCCTTGGTAAGCATTTCTGCTCCTGCCTGAATTGCCAGATTACACAACTCTGTGTCAAATATCCGCCGTTCCAGTACATACCCCGTGCCATTATTATACATATAAGCTATTTCTCCATCAGGAGAATGCAGGCAGGCAGAATCTATTTTTGTTGCTATCCATTTAGGATCAATATCTATAAAGGGTGCTATCCCATTTTGTGATACTCCCTCTGCACATCTTACCGGTATCCCGGCTTCTCGATCACGTTCCAGAAGCAATACTTTTATTCCCTTTTCCGCTGCATATCTCGCAGTTACACTCCCCGCTGGTCCTGCGCCTATCACTACAACATCATATTGACTTGACTTCATATATTATCCTCACTGATCGCTTTTACTGGACACACCTGCACACAGTTTCCACACTGAATACATTGATCCTGATGAATTGTCACAGAAAACTCACTGATGCTGATCGCATCCACCGGGCATACTGCAACGCAACTCCCGCAAATATCGCAAAGATTTCGGTTTATTATCATTTCGTGCTCCTTGATCTATTGACTTGCAGAGGATTCTCTACTATCCACCAGATAAAATGATGATCCCCTGAAATTGAATATTATATCATAAAATCCATCTGCAGAAAGACCATTGTCTTCAGCAAATGCCAGACTATCACCATCTCTGGCAGGATTATAATTTCTGATCAGAAAAAGTGGCTCAGGATTTCCTTCTCCAAATGGTTGAAAGGCTGGTAATTCTATCTGGACAAAGCTGATCAACTTGTTTATCTGTGAAGGTTCAAGCACACAATCTATATCCAGTCTGCGATTTTCCTGAATTGATTTCCGATGCGTTTCTACATATTCCTTGAATTGAATTTTAAATTCATCCAGGTTCTCCTGTTTCATGGAAAATCCGGCAGCCTTCTGATGTCCACCCCACTGGATCAATAGATCCTGAAGGCTCTCAAATGCCTTAATAAAATCAAACCCGTCTATTCCCCGCACTTCACAAATGATCAAATCCCCCCGTTTCTTCAAAAATACTGTGGGTATCATATGTGTCTTACTGATCGTGGTTGCACAAAGTCCCAGATATTGATGCGGGATAAGATCTTCCTTATCATAATGTAAAAAATGTAATCCGATATCTTTTGGAAGCAGGCTGTCAATATACTGACGCACTTCATTAAGCTTTTTCTCACTCTCTTTACGTCTGGAGATCAATGATTTCAAGATCTGGCTTTTATATATCTTGGGAGAATTGAGC is drawn from Candidatus Stygibacter australis and contains these coding sequences:
- a CDS encoding 4Fe-4S binding protein, which translates into the protein MIINRNLCDICGSCVAVCPVDAISISEFSVTIHQDQCIQCGNCVQVCPVKAISEDNI